In one Drosophila albomicans strain 15112-1751.03 chromosome X, ASM965048v2, whole genome shotgun sequence genomic region, the following are encoded:
- the LOC117574991 gene encoding putative uncharacterized protein DDB_G0293878, whose product MVAAAADVPITTPTTTATRTTTIGSNDDATAATSTPAETSPTTTTTTTTSSSNVEIAALTAASASGSQAATSNLNNNNNNNHDDDDDNSSNHIDNSSSSNSNNNNNNMSDASDAAKTTTTTTTAAAATVAATAGATATSKSAVSQRNVDIKIEKTSNMEAATQQLTKKVLKLDLGGKNLDEYSLKSPKSPIAARLPHQTSLTSSVDVEDRKTLREALYQGIFHRHRRTIFAVGSFLRMLRSRNSQYNTIRSSSEGEDIDEFLKMRKLLKFPHLFDR is encoded by the exons ATggttgcggctgctgccgACGTGCCAAttacaacaccaacaacaacagcaacaagaacaacaacaataggcagcaacgacgacgcaacagcagcgacgtcgacgccaGCAGAGACGTCgccaacaacgacgacgacgacgacgacgagcagcagcaacgttgaAATTGCCGCATTAACGGCAGCAAGTGCCAGCGGTTCACAAGCAGCGACCTCTaatctaaataataataataacaacaaccacgacgacgacgacgacaacagcagcaatcatattgataacagcagcagcagcaacagcaataacaacaacaacaacatgtcCGATGCAAGCGATGCCGccaaaacgacaacaacaacaacaacagcagcagcagcaacagttgcagccacagcaggagcaacagcaacttcaaAAAGCGCCGTTAGCCAACGCAATGTGGACATTAAAATCGAGAAGACAAGCAACATGGAAGCGGCCACACAGCAGTTGACCAAAAAGGTGCTCAAACTCGATCTTGGCGGCAAAAACTTGGATGAATACTCGCTCAAGTCGCCAAAGTCACCAATTGCAG CACGCTTGCCGCATCAAACATCATTGACGTCATCGGTGGACGTTGAGGATCGGAAAACATTACGAGAGGCCTTATATCAGGGTATATTCCATCGACATCGCCGCACCATCTTCGCTGTGGGCAGCTTTCTGCGTATGCTACGGAGTCGCAACTCTCAATACAATACCATACGCAGCTCATCGGAGGGTGAGGATATCGATGAG tttctCAAGATGCGTAAATTACTCAAGTTTCCACATCTATTCGATCGCTGA
- the LOC127566382 gene encoding LOW QUALITY PROTEIN: myb-like protein AA (The sequence of the model RefSeq protein was modified relative to this genomic sequence to represent the inferred CDS: substituted 1 base at 1 genomic stop codon) yields the protein MDSTLSVVGVPLRVGVNYAPKFSMRQIYSKKHFRAERYRHEVANHYRDFKMQQSSLLQMQRRMLSTSGQRRQRRVRCVRLLRPLAPLGAPSLASSYAQFRGQLPTHVHYFPRFGDTYTQRGRQTICSAAPPDDTYNDTLRRIKSAQSCDELKALVQRQLDXQQQWRRRCGSHDGRNTNSNINSSSNREKSKQQRDTGGNYEQRVLDINALNAAENLQKQQQQRIDFYTYLQLANGYYERGLQANIKYLQSIGQRNAIKQQQQQQQQRQRLKQQQRRYSLDAWPQQQQQQQEQTVVEQQPTTTTATTTIHRLPGRLSALLKNLRHRKRCQTVAQSNVAIRVHIAPAQQQQQQQDSMCDYADNINNHNNHHNNNINNNNINNNNSSNCNLPAIEQIEQQQQRKLYEIIDNLSQLSLCDSKSGGKRLPLITLTDYTQQVALYGGNFDILASCQLQIPNDEARPPT from the exons ATGGACTCGACATTGTCCGTTGTGGGCGTGCCGCTGCGTGTGGGCGTTAATTATGCACCGAAATTTAGCATGCGACAAATCTACAGCAAGAAACACTTTCGAGCTGAACGCTATCGCCACGAGGTCGCCAATCATTATCGCGACTTCAAGATGCAACAATCGTCACTGTTGCAGATGCAACGACGAATGTTATCGACATCGGGTCAGCGACGTCAGCGACGTGTGCGTTGCGTCCGTTTGTTGCGTCCATTGGCGCCATTAGGGGCGCCATCATTAGCGTCATCGTATGCTCAATTCCGTGGTCAGCTGCCCACCCATGTGCACTACTTTCCAAG ATTCGGcgatacgtatacgcaacgtggACGGCAGACGATTTGCTCGGCAGCGCCACCGGACGACACCTACAACGATACATTGCGTCGCATCAAGAGCGCCCAAAGCTGTGACGAACTGAAGGCGCTCGTGCAGCGTCAACTCGACTGACAACAGCAGTGGCGGCGTCGTTGTGGCAGCCATGATGGccgcaacaccaacagcaacatcaacagcagcagcaatagagAGAAGTCCAAGCAACAACGTGACACTGGCGGCAATTATGAGCAGCGTGTGCTAGATATTAATGCGCTAAATGCGGCGGAAAACctacaaaaacagcaacagcaacgcatcGACTTCTATACTTATTTGCAATTGGCCAACGGATACTACGAGCGCGGTTTGCAGGCGAACATTAAGTATCTGCAATCGATTGGGCAACGTAATGCgataaagcaacagcagcagcagcaacaacaacgccagcgacttaagcagcagcagcgacgctaCTCGTTGGACGCCtggccacaacaacaacaacaacagcaagaacaaacAGTTGTtgaacagcagccaacaacaacaacagcaacaacaacgatccATCGATTGCCGGGTAGATTGAGTGCGTTATTGAAAAATTTGCGGCATCGCAAGCGTTGCCAGACTGTTGCGCAAAGCAACGTTGCCATTCGTGTGCACATAGCGccagcgcaacaacaacaacaacagcaagataGCATGTGTGATTATGCCGACAACATTAACAATCATAATAAtcatcacaacaacaatattaataataacaacattaacaacaacaacagcagcaattgcaatttgccagCAATCGAACAAattgaacagcagcaacagcgtaAACTTTACGAAATAATCGATAACTTGAGCCAGCTCAGTTTGTGCGATAGCAAGAGTGGCGGCAAACGATTACCGCTGATTACGCTCACCGATTACACGCAACAGGTGGCGCTGTATGGCGGCAATTTCGATATTCTTGCCAGTTGTCAATTGCAAATACCCAACGACGAAGCCAGACCACcaacataa
- the LOC117574867 gene encoding protein suppressor of forked has protein sequence MTSARDLIKIDIEWGMERLVRAQQVVELRPYDIESWSVMLREAQTRPIHEVRSLYESLVNVFPTTARYWKLYIEMEMRSRYYERVEKLFQRCLVKILNIDLWKLYLTYVKETKAGLSTHKEKMAQAYDFALEKIGMDLHSFSIWQDYIYFLRGVEAVGNYAENQKITAVRRVYQKAVVTPIVGIEQLWKDYIAFEHNINPIISEKMSLERSKDYMNARRVAKELEYHTKGLNRNLPAVPPTLTKEEMKQVELWKRFITYEKSNPLRTEDTALVTRRVMFATEQCLLVLTHHPAVWHQASQFLDTSARVLTEKGDVQAAKIFADECANILERSINGVLNRNALLYFAYADFEEGRLKYEKVHSMYNKLLTLPDIDPTLVYVQYMKFARRAEGIKSARGIFKKAREDVRSRYHIFVAAALMEYYCSKDKEIAFRIFELGLKRFGGSPEYVMCYIDYLSHLNEDNNTRVLFERVLSSGGLSPHKSVEVWNRFLEFESNIGDLSSIVKVERRRSAVFENLKEYEGKETAQLVDRYKFLDLYPCTSTELKSIGYAENLGIILNKVGGGGGVVGVGANSHNNDAEADGEAAQPLPRPDFTQMIPFKPRSCAHPGAHPLAGGVFPQPPALAALCAALPPPNSFRGPFVSVELLFDIFMRLNLPESAPQPNGDNDLTPKIFDLAKSVHWIVDTSTYTGVQHSVTAMPPRRRRLLPGGDDSDDELQNSAPPTNDIYRLRQLKRFAKSN, from the exons aTGACTTCTGCAAGGgatttgattaaaattgaCATA GAATGGGGCATGGAACGTTTGGTGCGCGCCCAACAAGTTGTCGAGCTGCGTCCCTACGACATCGAATCGTGGTCGGTGATGTTGCGTGAGGCACAAACGCGTCCCATTCACGAGGTGCGCAGTCTGTACGAGTCGCTGGTGAACGTGTTCCCCACCACAGCACGTTACTGGAAGCTCTACATAGAGATGGAGATGCGCAGCCGTTATTACGAGCGTGTGGAGAAGCTCTTCCAACGTTGCCTGGTCAAAATCTTAAACATTGATTTATGGAAACTCTACTTGACCTATGTGAAGGAAACCAAAGCGGGTCTCAGCACGCACAA AGAAAAGATGGCTCAGGCTTATGACTTTGCGCTGGAGAAGATTGGCATGGATTTGCATTCGTTTAGTATTTGGCAGGATTACATATACTTTTTGCGCGGCGTCGAAGCCGTGGGTAACTATGCCGAGAATCAGAAGATCACCGCTGTGCGACGTGTGTATCAAAAGGCCGTTGTGACGCCCATTGTGGGCATCGAGCAGCTGTGGAAGGATTACATTGCGTTCGAGCATAACATCAATCCGATTATATCGGAGAAAATGAGTCTAGAGCGTTCCAA GGATTATATGAATGCACGACGTGTGGCAAAGGAATTGGAATATCATACGAAGGGATTGAATCGCAATTTGCCAGCGGTGCCACCGACACTGACCAAGGAGGAGATGAAACAAGTGGAGCTGTGGAAACGTTTCATTACCTATGAGAAATCGAATCCGTTGCGCACCGAAGACACGGCGCTGGTGACGCGTCGCGTCATGTTTGCCACCGAACAGTGTCTGCTGGTGTTGACCCATCATCCGGCCGTTTGGCATCAGGCATCGCAGTTTCTGGATACCAGCGCACGTGTTCTCACCGAGAAAGGC GATGTGCAGGCGGCCAAAATCTTTGCGGATGAGTGTGCCAATATTTTGGAGCGTTCCATAAACGGTGTACTAAATCGAAATGCCTTGCTCTATTTTGCTTATGCGGACTTTGAGGAGGGACGTCTCAAGTACGAGAAAGTGCACAGCATGTACAACAAGCTGCTCACGCTGCCCGATATTGATCCGACGCTG GTCTATGTGCAGTACATGAAATTTGCGAGACGCGCCGAGGGCATCAAATCAGCGCGAGGCATCTTCAAGAAGGCACGCGAGGATGTTCGTTCACGTTATCACATCTTTGTGGCGGCCGCACTGATGGAATATTATTGTTCGAAGGACAAGGAGATTGCGTTTCGAATCTTTGAATTGGGATTGAAGCGTTTCGGCGGCAGTCCCGAGTACGTCATGTGCTACATTGATTATCTGTCGCATCTCAACGAGGATAACAATACGCGGGTCCTTTTCGAGCGTGTCCTGAGCTCGGGCGGACTGTCGCCACACAAGAGCGTGGAGGTGTGGAATCGTTTTCTCGAATTCGAGTCGAATATCGGTGACTTGTCCAGCATTGTTAAGGTGGAGCGACGTCGCAGTGctgtatttgaaaat CTAAAAGAGTACGAGGGCAAGGAGACGGCACAGCTGGTGGATCGCTACAAGTTTCTCGATCTGTATCCTTGCACGAGCACCGAACTCAAGTCCATTGGATATGCCGAG AATTTGGGCATCATATTGAATAAAGtgggaggcggcggcggcgttgTCGGTGTTGGAGCCAATAGTCACAACAACGATGCCGAAGCCGATGGCGAGGCAGCGCAACCGTTGCCACGTCCCGACTTCACACAGATGATTCCCTTCAAGCCGCGCTCCTGCGCTCATCCCGGTGCACATCCGCTCGCCGGCGGCGTCTTTCCACAGCCGCCAGCATTGGCGGCGCTTTGTGCCGCTCTGCCGCCGCCCAACAGCTTCCGTGGCCCCTTCGTCAGCGTGGAGCTGCTCTTCGACATCTTTATGCGTCTCAATCTGCCAGAGT CTGCACCTCAACCGAATGGCGACAACGATCTGACGCCAAAGATCTTTGATCTGGCCAAGTCGGTGCACTGGATTGTGGACACGAGCACGTACACAGGAGTGCAGCACAGCGTGACAGCGATGCCGCCacgacgtcgtcgtctgcTGCCCGGTGGCGATGACAGCGATGATGAGCTGCAGAATTCGGCGCCGCCCACCAACGATATTTATCGCCTGCGACAACTCAAGCGTTTCGCCAAATCCAATTGA
- the LOC117574851 gene encoding zinc finger protein 853-like, giving the protein MALPNIEEVRQKCGTVYTWNCAGELYGIECELCEERPLCALDEFAEHMELWHSDWQQSELSSSSPSSLSLSLSSPPIEDELMHEVLAEQQQFICPAGDCEVNELKQQLVQELNALDTQQPATLTLTLTAQQQQQQQLLLVDTLGPEERTQLRHDDASLPPAVENNSQKLSSEHVQQLIELYRSETRLWNQTHPEFRNVELCRDSWRRITSAWSAHCGRSFSVTEVRIRVSTLCQRYIKQRERLDAEGEGGNDELDDGSKFVHYDQLRFLGEQQTLLKRQEHVARENRKLLEIYEHYPILWHNAHKRLRCTATMRQRHEAHRGLQLALSMCGIKLSGLAMQRRLQSLRKRYRLEKIRYLHSVVEGKQLQFVARFEHYAEMEFLHKHIDPYVCAVCGKIFEQLPSHQAHVQSGCEGQQQVEELQQQVEKAATLGELMTQLEQQQLSETLPQVEEQVEEADQDQAKEISLPQVEELPLQQPLHNLRKLKEDQTEPNNDGNTYALRVRLSLPQTHKLIELYQAQPQLWDPNHLDYQARVERRQGWQQIANELNAFAGTSYSWQMLHRKLIDYIKYYRRERQQREQQRNDQRRDQQGEQQRELRENDRQHDQQIDQQGDQQREQQSDQQRNDHQNDQQHDQQRNDRQRDHQSDHKRNDQQRNDQKNDRQRNDRPRNWSFYQVFSFLDDIVPISCELQKTLQQRESNLKIIQVYRSYEQLWCTQHPDYTKRKQRQRQLESLCTRLQEECNLQISLERLRNRLIEFRCQYRQCKQARLEAVQHGVAWQASYEYYEPLQFLEQHVAPFGCGYCADSFKRRSDFVRHQRQVHGQQQRGRNSSPNSPSSLEHICHICGMKFSLRTSLLAHLRRHLGQRTHACNECPKKFFNSTALRVHQRSHTKELPYVCEHCARGFVNASKLNQHLKRHAEQRDYPCSRCDKAFYTAHERDRHTRAHLNIRDKVCPYCNRAFVVGSAYYAHLNLHRGEKRYSCSNCGQRFAQYAGLYKHRKRCTANANGDTGNEK; this is encoded by the exons ATGGCGCTGCCCAACATTGAGGAAGTGCGTCAAAAATGCGGCACCGTTTACACTTGGAATTGCGCTGGCGAACTCTATGGCATCGAGTGTGAACTATGCGAGGAGCGTCCCCTCTGCGCCCTCGACGAATTCGCCGAACATATGGAACTCTGGCATTCCGATTGGCAGCAATCGGAATTGTCATCCTCATCCCCATcctcattatcattatcattgtcCTCGCCTCCCATTGAGGATGAACTTATGCACGAAGTGCTCGCCGAACAGCAACAGTTCATTTGTCCAGCTGGCGACTGCGAGGTCAACGAACTCAAGCAGCAACTTGTCCAAGAGCTGAATGCCCTTGACACGCAGCAGCCAGcgacgctgacgttgacgttgacagcgcaacagcaacaacaacaacagctgctgctcgtCGATACACTTGGACCCGAGGAGCGAACGCAACTTCGCCACGATGACGCT AGTTTGCCCCCCGCTGTGGAGAACAACAGCCAGAAGCTGTCGTCGGAGCACGTGCAGCAGCTGATCGAGTTGTATCGCTCCGAGACACGCCTGTGGAACCAGACACATCCCGAGTTCCGCAACGTGGAGCTGTGTCGCGACTCCTGGCGTCGCATCACTTCGGCTTGGAGTGCGCACTGCGGTCGCAGCTTTAGTGTCACCGAGGTGCGAATCCGCGTCTCGACGTTGTGTCAACGTTACATCAAGCAACGCGAACGCCTCGATGCCGAGGGCGAAGGTGGCAACGATGAACTCGATGATGGGTCGAAATTCGTGCACTACGATCAACTGAGATTTCTGGGCGAACAGCAGACGCTGCTGAAGCGTCAGGAGCACGTTGCACGTGAGAATCGGAAGCTGTTGGAGATCTACGAACACTATCCGATCCTGTGGCACAATGCGCATAAGCGATTGCGTTGCACGGCAACGATGCGGCAGCGTCATGAGGCACATCGTGGCCTCCAGTTGGCGTTGAGTATGTGTGGCATCAAGTTGTCCGGATTGGCGATGCAACGTCGCCTGCAATCGTTGCGCAAACGCTATCGATTGGAGAAGATACGCTATTTGCACAGCGTCGTGGAGGGaaaacaactgcaatttgTGGCACGCTTTGAGCACTATGCGGAAATGGAATTTCTGCACAAACACATCGATCCCTATGTGTGTGCGGTGTGTGGCAAGATCTTTGAGCAGCTGCCCAGTCATCAGGCGCACGTGCAAAGCGGCTGCGAGGGGCAACAACAAGTCGAAgagttgcagcagcaagtggAAAAAGCAGCCACATTGGGTGAACTGATGACACAGctggaacagcagcagctgagcgAAACGTTGCCACAAGTCGAAGAGCAAGTGGAGGAGGCGGATCAGGACCAGGCAAAGGAAATAAGCTTGCCACAAGTTGAGGAGCTGCCACTGCAGCAACCGCTGCACAATTTAAGGAAGTTGAAGGAGGATCAAACGGAGCCCAACAACGACGGCAACACGTATGCGTTGCGTGTGCGCTTGAGCttgccacaaacacacaaactgaTCGAACTGTATCAGGCGCAACCACAGCTCTGGGATCCCAATCATCTCGACTATCAGGCGCGCGTAGAGCGTCGCCAGGGCTGGCAGCAAATCGCCAACGAGCTGAACGCATTTGCTGGCACCAGTTACAGTTGGCAAATGTTGCATCGCAAGCTCATCGATTACATCAAGTATTATCGCCGCGAGAGGCAGCAACGAGAACAGCAACGCAACGATCAGCGACGTGATCAGCAAGGCGAACAGCAACGAGAACTGCGAGAGAACGATCGGCAACACGATCAGCAAATCGATCAGCAAGGCGATCAGCAACGGGAACAGCAAAGTGATCAGCAACGCAACGATCATCAAAACGATCAGCAACACGATCAGCAACGGAACGATCGGCAACGAGATCACCAAAGCGATCATAAACGCAACGATCAACAACGCAACGATCAGAAAAACGATCGACAACGCAACGATCGGCCACGCAACTGGAGCTTCTATCAGGTCTTCAGCTTCCTGGATGACATTGTGCCCATCAGCTGTGAGCTACAGAAGACACTGCAGCAGCGCGAGAGCAATCTGAAGATCATCCAAGTGTATCGCAGCTACGAGCAGTTGTGGTGCACCCAACATCCGGATTACACGAAGCgcaagcagcgacagcggcagctaGAATCGCTGTGCACCCGGCTGCAGGAGGAATGCAATTTGCAGATCAGTTTGGAGCGTTTGCGGAATCGTTTGATCGAGTTTCGGTGTCAGTATCGTCAGTGCAAACAGGCGCGACTCGAGGCTGTGCAACACGGTGTGGCATGGCAGGCCAGCTACGAGTATTACGAGCCGTTGCAATTCCTCGAGCAACATGTGGCACCCTTTGGCTGCGGTTATTGTGCAGATAGCTTTAAGCGACGCTCGGACTTTGTGCGCCATCAACGTCAGGTGCATGGACAGCAACAACGTGGAAGGAATTCTTCACCGAATTCACCGTCTTCGCTCGAGCACATTTGCCACATCTGTGGCATGAAGTTCTCGCTTCGCACCAGTTTGCTGGCGCATTTGCGTCGCCATCTCGGCCAGCGGACGCATGCGTGCAACGAGTGTCCCAAGAAGTTCTTCAACTCGACCGCGTTGCGTGTGCATCAACGCAGTCACACCAAGGAGCTGCCTTATGTATGCGAGCATTGTGCTCGGGGCTTTGTGAATGCCAGCAAGCTAAATCAGCATCTGAAGCGTCATGCCGAGCAGCGGGATTATCCCTGCTCCCGCTGCGATAAGGCTTTCTATACGGCCCACGAGCGGGATCGACATACGCGTGCGCATCTCAATATCAGGGACAAAGTGTGTCCGTATTGCAATCGCGCTTTTGTCGTGGGCAGCGCTTACTATGCCCATCTCAATCTGCATCGCGGCGAGAAGCGGTACAGCTGCTCGAATTGCGGACAGCGGTTCGCTCAGTATGCCGGACTCTATAAGCATCGCAAGCGATGCACGGCCAATGCGAATGGTGATACGGGCAACGAGAAGTAG